One Gammaproteobacteria bacterium genomic window carries:
- the ribE gene encoding 6,7-dimethyl-8-ribityllumazine synthase, whose product MTIQNLIEGELVVRGSSFCIIASRFNDFIVENLVNGAVDTLKRHGAEDKDITLVRIPGAFEMPLAAKRIAAKDQYDAIIALGAVIRGGTPHFEYVAGECTKGLASVSSEFDIPVAFGVLTVDTIEQAIERAGTKAGNKGVEAALSAIEMVNVLRLIS is encoded by the coding sequence ATGACAATCCAAAACCTTATTGAAGGCGAATTGGTGGTACGGGGTTCCAGCTTCTGTATTATTGCATCGCGTTTTAATGACTTTATTGTAGAAAATCTGGTGAACGGCGCCGTGGATACCTTAAAGCGTCATGGTGCTGAAGACAAGGATATCACCCTGGTGCGTATTCCCGGGGCGTTTGAAATGCCTTTGGCGGCCAAACGGATTGCTGCGAAGGACCAATACGATGCCATTATTGCTTTAGGTGCGGTTATTCGTGGTGGTACTCCTCATTTTGAATATGTAGCCGGAGAATGTACCAAAGGTCTGGCCTCCGTGTCTTCCGAGTTTGATATTCCAGTGGCCTTTGGCGTACTCACTGTAGACACCATTGAGCAGGCGATAGAACGTGCGGGCACCAAGGCCGGTAACAAAGGGGTGGAAGCCGCCCTTTCCGCTATTGAAATGGTAAACGTTTTGCGGTTGATCAGTTAA
- the nusB gene encoding transcription antitermination factor NusB, whose amino-acid sequence MSKARSLARKRAVQALYMWQMTGQNISDIDQQFVLENDMDKVDMEYFHELLHRVPAVVDELDTHIEPVLDRPLAELDPVEYTVMRIGVYELQFRLDIPYKVAINEAVKLAKTYGAEEGHKYVNSILDHIARKLRAVEIKAAANK is encoded by the coding sequence ATGAGTAAGGCCAGAAGCCTCGCCAGAAAACGTGCGGTACAAGCACTGTATATGTGGCAAATGACCGGTCAGAATATTTCTGATATTGACCAACAGTTTGTGTTGGAAAACGATATGGATAAAGTGGATATGGAGTATTTCCACGAATTGTTACATCGTGTTCCTGCGGTGGTGGATGAACTGGATACCCATATTGAGCCGGTGCTGGATCGCCCATTGGCTGAGTTGGATCCGGTGGAATACACGGTAATGCGCATCGGGGTTTACGAACTGCAGTTCCGACTGGATATTCCGTACAAGGTGGCCATCAACGAAGCGGTGAAACTGGCGAAAACGTACGGTGCAGAAGAAGGTCATAAATACGTCAACAGCATTCTTGACCATATAGCTCGCAAATTGCGCGCGGTGGAAATCAAAGCCGCTGCCAATAAGTAG